AGGCAGATGCCGTTCGCGACGTCGTCCGGCCCCGCGAACGCCCACCAGCGCACGTGCGCCGCGTCCAGCCCGACCGGAGCGCCGGCGAGCAGGCCGTCGTAACCGCAGAACGCGCACTGGTATTCGTACGCCAGCAGCACATCCTTGCGGAACTGCGCCCCGCGCACCCGCTCCGCCTTCGCCGTCCGCACGGCCGTGTCGCCCGGCGCTGGTCGGATTCGGCGGCCCGAACTCCACCAGCAGCTGGTCCAGCTCGGCGCGCGCCTGGTCGAACCGGATCGGCGCGCCGCCGTCGCGCTGGAAGCGGCCGAGCGCGAACAGCAGCAGGAGCGGCTTGTGCGGCGCGCGGTTGCCGTTCTGCGCCCACTGACGGATGGCGTCGACGCGGTGGATCCAGTCCATCCGGTCAGCGTAGGAAGCCGCCGCGCGGCCGACAAACGCCGAAGCGGCGACGCGGCTAAGCCCCGAAGCCCCGAAGCCCCGAAGCCCCGAAGCCCCGAACTGAACGCGTCGGCGAGCCCGCAACGGTTCCCCGACCGGTCCCCGCCCGACCCCGAGCCCCCCGACCGGCCCCACGCCGTGGCGCCCGCCCCCACCCGGGCCCACGATGGGACAAAGCCGACCTTGCGGTGACCATGCTGGAGTTGCAGAGGTGAACAGCGAGGAGGGTGGTTCCTCGGTCTGGTCCGGGCCTCGGCTCGCGGTGTCTCGCCTGAACTGGGAGGGTCGGCACTCCGAGGCGATCGACCTCGCGGACCGGCTGCTCGCTGAGCTCACCGACCCGCAGGAGATCCTGGGCGTCCTGCTCGCCAAGCTCTCGGCGCTGCTCAACACCGACCGGCTGCGCGAGTGCCCCGTCGTCATCGACGCCGCCTGGCACGCCGCCCAGGCCAACGGTGCGGCGCCCGCCGACCTCGGCGAGTTCCACGCCCTCGCCGCGTTCTTCGCCTACCGCGAGGGCTCGCTGGAACGCTGCGTCACCAACCTCGTCCGCGGCGCCCGCGCGCTGGAGGCCACCGCCACCGACGTCCGCGCGCTGCGGCCCTGGATCGCGATGGCCGTCACCTACTCCTACGTCGGCTTCCACCGCCACGCCGTCGCCGCGCAGGGCCACGCCGAGCGCATCAGCCGGCTGGGCACCGCCATGGACCGCAAGCTCGCCGCGCACCCCGAGATCAAGGTCCGGCACGCGGTGTGGCTCGACCAGCGCGGCGAATCCGTGGCCGCCAAAGCCCTGCTCCGCGACCTGGTCGTGCACCTGGGACTCGACGACCTCATCGAGATGGAGCGCGGCTACCTCGGCTACGCGGCGGCGCGGTACGCCTCCCTCGGCGGACGCGTCGACGTCGACGTCCACGCGCTGCTGGACAGCACCGCCGAGCCGATCCTGGAGAACGCCGAGATACGCCGCCTCGGCCACGCCGCGCTCGCCATCGCCGAATACCGCCCGGCGCTCGCCCTCCAACTACTCAAGGACGCCAGCACCACCCACACCCGGCTCGGCGCCGCCGAAGTCCCGCACCTCAAAGCCATGGCCTACGCCGTCCAGGGCGACTACGCCTCGGCCTACAAAGCCGCCGGCGAAGCCACCCTGAGCATCGCCGAGGCCGCCGACCCGATCTACGACCTGTTCGTCGACGGCATCACCGCGCGCCTGGACTTCGACGAACTGCGCCGCAACGTCAGCCGCTACACCGACGAGGCGCACACCGACTCCCTCACCGGCCTGCCCAACCGCCGCCACCTGGAGCGGTACGTCGAAGAGCTCACCCGGTCCGGCCGCACCGCCATGCTCGGCGTCGGCGACCTGGACCACTTCAAGGAGGTCAACACCATCCACGGCCACCTGGTCGGTGACCAGGTCCTGGAACAGGTCGCGGCGATCCTGTCCCGCACCCTGCGCGGCGGCAGCTTCCTGGCCCGCTACGGCGGCGACGAGTTCGTCATCATCCTGCCGGGCACCACGCCCGCCGAGGCCCGCGCGGTCGGCGACCGGCTGCGCGCCGCCGTCGAGGCCCACGACTGGAACGACCTTGCGCCCGGCACCCCCGTCAGCTTCACCGTCGGCTTCGCGCCGCTCGACGGGCCCGGCGGCCTGCCCGCCGCGTTCCGCACCGCCGATCTGCTGATGCTGCGCGCCAAACAGTTCGGCGCCCGCCGCCCGGGGACCTGGCCGGACGGCGATGACGACTACGAGCCAGGCTACTGATACCTCACTTGATACGTCTCTTGATACGTCACTGATGCGCCGCTGATGTGTCGGGACGGATCAAGCCCGCAGCCGTGCCACCTCCACCCGGGCCCACTTCACCGCCTCGACATACGTCGGAACCAGCAGCAGCAACGTCGCGACCTCGACCAGAACACTGATCAGCGACTGCGGCGACGGCTGCCAGCCCCGCTCGGTGAAGCCGAACACGCCGACCGTCCTCGACGCCGCGAACCCGCCGAGCGCCCCGGCCGCCGCTCCCGCCGCGGCCAGCCGCAGCAGCACGGGCCCGCCGGCCAGGACCAGCGCCGCCACCGCGAAGGACGCGCTGGCCTGAAGCAGGAACAGCACCCCCACGACGTGGATGAACCGGTAGCCGGTGACATACAGCTGAGCGTGGATATAGCCGCTGACCGACAACGTGGCGGCGCTCGCGACCCGCAGCCCGACGTCGAGCACCGTCCGGGACTTCATGCCAGCCTCGTGTCGGTGATGGCCAGCGCCGAGTCGCTGGTTTTGTACGTTACGGTGCGGATCCCCAGCGCCTCCTTGAGATGCCCGGCCGGCAGCACCTGCGGTGTCGGGGCCGGCGCCTTGCCGGGAGCGGGAAGTGGATAGGCGGTCGTGGTCGCGGAGTGGAAGGTGACGTTGCCCTCGGTCTTGCTGAACAGCTGGTGCACGTGCCCGTTGAGGCAGGTGACGGAGCCGAACCTTTTCAGTAGCGCCAAGACCTGCAACGCGTCGTCGGTGCTCCATCCCCACGCCGGATACATGGCGAACAGCGGGATGTGGCTGAACACCACGATCGGTGTATCAGAGCTCAGACCTGCGACGTCCCGGCGCACGAAGTCGATCTGGTCGTTGCCCAGATGCCCGAGCTTCTCCAGACTCAGGGTATTGACCAGCGCGATGAAGTGCACGCCGTGGGTGTCGAACGAGTACCAGCCGTCGCCGGTCGTCCCCGCGCCGAACGTCTGCCGGTAGGCGCGCCCGGAGTCGCCGACCGAGTCGTGTTCGCCCGGCACGGTGAACACCCGCTCGGTGCGTACCTGGGTCAGCATCTGCCGGACCTGGTCGAACTGCGCCGCCGTCGACAGATGGGTCAGGTCGCCGGTGTGCATGACGAAGTCCGGACGGAATCCCAGGGTGTTGACTTGGTCGATCGCCTCGGTGAACGAGGCGGTGACGTCGGTGTTCGCCGGGCCCGCGAAGCCGATGTGGCTGTCGGAGATCTGGACGAATCGCAGGGCATTGGCATCGGCGGCCGTCGCCGCGGCCGCGGCGCTGTCCTTGTCGTGCGCGACGTGGCTGATCACCTCGCCGCCGGCGACGGTGAGGACGACCGCGGATCCGAACCAGCCGGCGTGGCGGATCAGCTGGCGGCGGGTCATGCCGTGCTCGTCGTTCGTGGCTTGCTCTTCGGTCATGGCGTCACCGTCACTGTCGCGGTCATGAACGGGTGGATGGTGCACAGGTACGAGTACGTGCCGGGCTTGGTGAACGTGAACGAATAGCTCTGGCCGGTGGCCAGGGCCGCCGACGCCAGCGGTCCGCCGGAGCCCTGGCTGGTGACCGTGTGCGCGTCGCCGTCCTTGTTCGTCCAGGTCACCGTGGTGCCGGCCTTCACGGTCAGGGCGGCCGGCGCGAACGCGAAGTTCATGATGGCCACGGCGTTGCCGGACACCGGCGCGGCCGGCGCGGTGTTGGAACCGCCTGCTGAGCCTGCTGAGCCCATGGTCATGGTCATGCCCGGCATCGACGTGGCGTCGGCGCCGGTCCCCGTGCCGGCGACCGGCCCGGTCGCGGTGGCGCCGGGCGCGCCGGCCAGCGACTGCCCGCTGCCCGGCACGATTGCCGTGCCGGTGCCGGCCGCGGCCGGGTGGGACGCGGCGCTGCTGCACGCTGCCGTCAGGGCGAGCGTGGCCACGGCCAGGCCGGCCAGGGCTGCGGTACGCGAACGGCCGGGATCGCCGGGGCTTCGGCCGACTCTCGGTTTCATGTGATTTCGACTCCTGATTTCGTCTGCTCGATGCGGGACCGGCCGGTGTCCGATGCGGGCGGACACCGGCCGGCGTCCCCCATGACCAATAGCCAGGAGGGTTACAGCGGCCGGGTGTAACCCGGATCCCTATCTCTTCGTGAGACCGGACCTACCGGCACCGACGGACGCTCTGCGAGGTCGATCACGGATGGCGCTCTACGATGAGGTGTGAGCAGGAGGCGCCTGGCGCTACTCGTCAGGGCTCTGGAGCACGGCGTGACCGCCGCGCGGCCTGAGCAGTCGGGGCAGTCAGGGCAGTCGGGGCAACCCGGACATCCCGCGCAGCCCCGAGCCCTGCCCACCGCCGCGTACCCCGGCTGGGAGGCGATCTACGCCGACAATGTCGAACGGATCTACCGGCTCATGTACGCCAAAGTCGGCAACCGCCACGACGCCGAGGACCTGACCTCCCAGGTGTTCCTGACCGCCTTCGGCCCGCTCCGGGCCACGGCCAGCGTCGGCGAGGTCCGCGCCTACCTGCTCACCACGGCGCGCACCGTCCTGGCCACGCACTGGCGCTCCACACTGGGGCACCAGGTCACCGTGATCGACGTCGACGAGGCCGGCCTGGAAGACTTCACCGGACCGGCCGAGGACGAGCGGGCAGGCCGCACCGCCGAACGCATCGGGGCGATCCTGTCAGGACTCCCGGAACGCCACCGCGCCATCCTGACCCTGCGCTTTCTGCGCGGATACTCGATCAAGGCCGCCGCCGCCGAACTCGGCGTAACGGTGGCCAACGCCAAAGTCCTGCAACACCGCGCCCTCCGCCGCGCCGCGGGGCTCGACCAGGAAGGGGAAGCGTCATGAAGCGCCCGATCGACCGCTACGTGGACAGCCTGCTGCGCCGTCGCCGCCCCGCACCCTTCGCCCCCACCGAGGACGACATCGCCGTAGCCCGAGCCGCCATCGACCTCGCCGCCGCGGCTCCCGACGCCCAACGCCCGCGCGAGGCGTTCGTAGAGGACCTCCGCCGCCGCATCGCCGACCGCCAGGACGCCCCGCAGCCCGCGGCGGCGCTGCCGGCAGCGCACCGCAACCGGGGACGCCGCCGGTTTCTGACCGCCACCGCGCTCACGGCGACGGGGGTGGTCGCGGGGGTGGTCGCGGACCAGGCGGCCGTGGGCCCGGCGTCGCCGGTCACGGCGGAGCCGGACCTGACGCCCACGGTCGGTACGTGGCAGAACGTCATGAGCGAGGCCGACCTCGCCGAA
The sequence above is a segment of the Catenulispora sp. EB89 genome. Coding sequences within it:
- a CDS encoding GGDEF domain-containing protein, which encodes MNSEEGGSSVWSGPRLAVSRLNWEGRHSEAIDLADRLLAELTDPQEILGVLLAKLSALLNTDRLRECPVVIDAAWHAAQANGAAPADLGEFHALAAFFAYREGSLERCVTNLVRGARALEATATDVRALRPWIAMAVTYSYVGFHRHAVAAQGHAERISRLGTAMDRKLAAHPEIKVRHAVWLDQRGESVAAKALLRDLVVHLGLDDLIEMERGYLGYAAARYASLGGRVDVDVHALLDSTAEPILENAEIRRLGHAALAIAEYRPALALQLLKDASTTHTRLGAAEVPHLKAMAYAVQGDYASAYKAAGEATLSIAEAADPIYDLFVDGITARLDFDELRRNVSRYTDEAHTDSLTGLPNRRHLERYVEELTRSGRTAMLGVGDLDHFKEVNTIHGHLVGDQVLEQVAAILSRTLRGGSFLARYGGDEFVIILPGTTPAEARAVGDRLRAAVEAHDWNDLAPGTPVSFTVGFAPLDGPGGLPAAFRTADLLMLRAKQFGARRPGTWPDGDDDYEPGY
- a CDS encoding metallophosphoesterase, with translation MTEEQATNDEHGMTRRQLIRHAGWFGSAVVLTVAGGEVISHVAHDKDSAAAAATAADANALRFVQISDSHIGFAGPANTDVTASFTEAIDQVNTLGFRPDFVMHTGDLTHLSTAAQFDQVRQMLTQVRTERVFTVPGEHDSVGDSGRAYRQTFGAGTTGDGWYSFDTHGVHFIALVNTLSLEKLGHLGNDQIDFVRRDVAGLSSDTPIVVFSHIPLFAMYPAWGWSTDDALQVLALLKRFGSVTCLNGHVHQLFSKTEGNVTFHSATTTAYPLPAPGKAPAPTPQVLPAGHLKEALGIRTVTYKTSDSALAITDTRLA
- a CDS encoding Rieske (2Fe-2S) protein, giving the protein MKRPIDRYVDSLLRRRRPAPFAPTEDDIAVARAAIDLAAAAPDAQRPREAFVEDLRRRIADRQDAPQPAAALPAAHRNRGRRRFLTATALTATGVVAGVVADQAAVGPASPVTAEPDLTPTVGTWQNVMSEADLAEGAVLSFDLGAVSGFVRRESGRVQAVSGFCTHQGCRLRLDTPHEQLACPCHGATFTLAGGPLVRPAGGSPLPALPRLPVRIDGGQIQVYAPSQA
- a CDS encoding RNA polymerase sigma factor, which encodes MSRRRLALLVRALEHGVTAARPEQSGQSGQSGQPGHPAQPRALPTAAYPGWEAIYADNVERIYRLMYAKVGNRHDAEDLTSQVFLTAFGPLRATASVGEVRAYLLTTARTVLATHWRSTLGHQVTVIDVDEAGLEDFTGPAEDERAGRTAERIGAILSGLPERHRAILTLRFLRGYSIKAAAAELGVTVANAKVLQHRALRRAAGLDQEGEAS
- a CDS encoding plastocyanin/azurin family copper-binding protein, with the translated sequence MKPRVGRSPGDPGRSRTAALAGLAVATLALTAACSSAASHPAAAGTGTAIVPGSGQSLAGAPGATATGPVAGTGTGADATSMPGMTMTMGSAGSAGGSNTAPAAPVSGNAVAIMNFAFAPAALTVKAGTTVTWTNKDGDAHTVTSQGSGGPLASAALATGQSYSFTFTKPGTYSYLCTIHPFMTATVTVTP